The following proteins are co-located in the Callithrix jacchus isolate 240 chromosome 10, calJac240_pri, whole genome shotgun sequence genome:
- the LOC100409289 gene encoding transcription factor BTF3, whose amino-acid sequence MKETIMNQEKLAKLQAQVRIGGKGTARRKKKVVHRTATADDKKLQFSLKKLGVNNISGIEEVNMFTNQGTVIHFNNPKVQASLAANTFTITGHAETKQLTEMLPSILNQLGADSLTSLRRLAEALPKQSVDGKAPLATGEEDDDEVPDLVENFDEASKNEAN is encoded by the coding sequence atgaaagaaacaatcatgaacCAGGAAAAACTCGCCAAACTGCAGGCACAAGTGCGCATTGGTGGGAAAGGAACTGCTCGCAGAAAGAAGAAGGTGGTTCATAGAACAGCTACAGCAGATGATAAAAAACTTCAGTTCTCCTTAAAGAAGTTAGGGGTGAACAATATCTCTGGTATTGAAGAGGTGAATATGTTTACAAACCAAGGAACAGTGATCCACTTTAACAACCCTAAAGTTCAGGCATCTCTGGCAGCGAACACTTTCACCATTACAGGCCATGCTGAGACAAAGCAGCTGACAGAAATGCTACCCAGCATCTTAAACCAGCTTGGGGCAGACAGTCTGACCAGTTTAAGGAGACTGGCTGAAGCTCTGCCCAAACAATCTGTGGATGGAAAAGCACCGCTTGCTACTGGAGAGGAGGATGATGATGAAGTTCCAGATCTTGTGGAGAATTTTGATGAGGCTTCCAAGAATGAGGCAAACTGA